The following coding sequences are from one Paenibacillus sp. JDR-2 window:
- a CDS encoding ribonuclease H-like YkuK family protein: MRKNQLGRLPEELRFQNVTESRLTIHEVYDRILNFMASDPRAAYHFVIGTDSQGFNGYTKFVTGIIIRRMGKGAWACYRQVVVPRELTSLKEKLTMETALSQEVAYYFVDGAIQRMEEVLLPFVYQGASLDLFIDIDAGTEPTINKTSLYVEEMIDRVKGMGTYLARVKPDSYAASAYANRHTKKPVRFKKRQGLV; the protein is encoded by the coding sequence ATGAGAAAAAATCAATTGGGTAGGCTACCGGAAGAGCTGAGGTTCCAGAACGTGACGGAGAGCAGGCTTACGATTCATGAGGTGTATGACCGTATATTGAATTTTATGGCAAGTGATCCAAGAGCGGCGTATCATTTTGTCATTGGGACAGACAGCCAGGGGTTTAACGGATATACAAAGTTCGTAACAGGCATCATTATCCGGCGGATGGGGAAAGGCGCTTGGGCTTGTTACAGGCAGGTTGTTGTCCCGCGCGAGCTGACCTCCCTGAAGGAGAAGCTTACGATGGAGACGGCATTGTCCCAGGAGGTTGCCTATTATTTCGTGGACGGCGCAATCCAGCGGATGGAAGAGGTTCTGCTGCCATTTGTATACCAGGGAGCTTCGCTTGATTTGTTTATCGATATCGACGCAGGTACGGAACCAACAATTAATAAGACATCGCTTTATGTAGAAGAGATGATCGACCGGGTAAAAGGGATGGGAACGTATCTGGCAAGGGTGAAGCCGGATTCATACGCGGCATCGGCTTATGCCAACCGCCATACGAAGAAGCCTGTCCGATTCAAAAAGCGCCAGGGTCTTGTGTAA
- a CDS encoding metallophosphoesterase: MGKERTLVISDIHGCYDAFNRLLERVNYEPVKDQLILLGDFVSKGPDSKLVVEQSASLVREHGAIAVQGNHDERFVDIVRNKTKEAREKFFRHGGRQTVYSYLKGSDMTGSEEDLLNRLRETVLERYPYHADFLEQLPYYYEDKHFIYVHAGLNPKYPNWKEQPKRDFLYIKDSFHKSDTVVNKVVVFGHTKTVDLHGRADVWYGKGKIGIDGGCASGLQLNALEIIGEEVRSFSVPARRAAIS; encoded by the coding sequence ATGGGAAAGGAAAGGACGCTAGTCATTAGCGATATTCATGGTTGTTATGATGCTTTTAACCGGCTGCTCGAGCGGGTAAACTACGAGCCGGTTAAAGATCAGTTGATTTTGCTTGGAGATTTCGTCAGCAAGGGACCGGACAGCAAGCTGGTTGTCGAACAATCGGCAAGCCTGGTCCGGGAGCATGGTGCCATTGCGGTTCAAGGCAATCACGACGAGCGCTTCGTGGATATTGTCCGTAACAAAACCAAAGAGGCAAGGGAGAAATTCTTCCGCCATGGCGGCCGTCAGACCGTGTACAGCTATCTGAAGGGCAGCGATATGACGGGAAGCGAGGAGGATCTGCTGAACAGGCTCAGAGAGACGGTTCTCGAGAGGTATCCTTATCACGCCGATTTCCTGGAACAGCTTCCTTATTATTACGAAGATAAGCATTTCATTTATGTACATGCGGGGTTGAATCCGAAATACCCGAACTGGAAGGAACAGCCGAAGAGGGATTTCTTATATATTAAGGATTCGTTTCATAAATCGGATACGGTCGTTAACAAAGTTGTCGTGTTTGGCCATACAAAGACTGTTGATCTGCATGGCAGAGCGGATGTCTGGTACGGTAAAGGCAAGATTGGAATCGACGGCGGCTGTGCAAGCGGCCTGCAGCTAAACGCGCTTGAAATAATCGGCGAAGAGGTACGGTCGTTTTCGGTACCGGCAAGAAGAGCGGCGATATCATAG
- a CDS encoding sensor histidine kinase, with the protein MKAILKYTIFILFSIIVITSISPTITFANTDESALKIRITEWQLHPGNDEDSKIPPADGWITVRENEKEPVLPKGTSSLWLKVDLPVITQSHAGLLVSKAYAQNVFAYLNEENVYETKRNHSYDVNRFVIPIERTSTNETLYIHLVNHTGNIGITGLAIGEYSKLYRTMLMSDVDNIILGTAFIFIAALMFICMIFLKRIHVSGWKSLSLIIFSIGCMLIFYSPFLYMVNEKYGWLYATGFDLSSNLFLPALFFFLETFFGRGKFAIIRIFKIYALGSMILSTIGLILNIMTNNAFYSLYYSVATVLFVLGVLGGCSIVIGVLVVHSIKKNRDAIILSAGLSFFILFAVADIIQYYSLSKNYEFVYWKWGTVCFVFTLVVMLGRQIVIGFEKVVTYSRQLEIFNNELQRSEKMDMISQLAASVAHEVRNPLQVTRGFLQLLEEKSGSNKEKNYMLLAINELDRASEIITDFLTFAKPQLEHVSVLNIANEFKHIGTILIPLANMQGGQIRLNIPDHLQINGNSSKFKQAFINMIKNSIEALKNEGRIDISGYMEGNRVVICIKDNGEGMTEAELVKLGEPYYSNKSKGTGLGLMVTFSIIEVMQGDIVFKSIKGIGTEVTVTFPTA; encoded by the coding sequence ATGAAGGCCATTCTGAAGTATACGATTTTCATTCTATTTTCTATAATAGTCATCACTTCAATAAGCCCCACAATCACCTTTGCGAATACAGATGAATCAGCGTTGAAAATACGAATTACAGAGTGGCAGCTCCATCCTGGGAATGATGAGGATAGCAAGATACCGCCTGCCGATGGCTGGATTACCGTAAGGGAAAACGAGAAGGAGCCGGTGTTGCCGAAAGGGACAAGTTCGTTATGGCTAAAAGTCGATTTGCCCGTTATTACTCAGTCACATGCAGGGCTTCTGGTGTCCAAAGCTTACGCGCAAAATGTATTTGCATATTTGAATGAGGAAAATGTTTATGAGACGAAAAGAAACCATTCTTATGATGTGAATCGGTTTGTAATCCCTATAGAACGTACTTCTACAAATGAAACCCTTTACATCCATTTGGTAAATCATACGGGTAATATAGGAATTACGGGCCTTGCTATTGGAGAATATTCTAAACTCTATAGAACGATGCTAATGAGTGATGTTGATAATATTATTCTTGGAACAGCGTTTATCTTCATAGCTGCTTTAATGTTTATTTGTATGATCTTTCTGAAAAGAATCCATGTATCCGGTTGGAAGTCACTTAGTTTAATTATTTTTTCAATAGGTTGCATGTTAATTTTCTACTCTCCATTTTTGTACATGGTAAATGAAAAATATGGATGGCTTTATGCTACAGGTTTTGATCTATCGTCTAACCTCTTTCTACCTGCTCTATTTTTCTTCTTGGAGACATTCTTTGGTAGAGGGAAGTTTGCAATTATTCGTATCTTCAAGATATATGCCTTAGGTTCAATGATCTTATCTACCATCGGTTTAATCTTGAATATTATGACCAACAATGCCTTCTACTCTCTTTACTATTCGGTTGCAACAGTACTATTTGTGTTGGGAGTTTTGGGCGGATGCAGCATAGTCATTGGTGTTCTAGTTGTTCATAGCATTAAGAAGAATAGAGATGCAATTATTCTATCTGCAGGTTTAAGCTTTTTTATATTGTTTGCAGTAGCCGATATTATTCAATATTATTCTCTGTCAAAAAACTATGAGTTTGTATATTGGAAATGGGGAACTGTATGCTTCGTGTTCACTTTAGTGGTCATGCTTGGCAGGCAGATAGTAATCGGCTTCGAAAAGGTTGTAACGTACTCTCGTCAGCTTGAGATTTTTAATAATGAACTCCAGCGCTCAGAGAAGATGGATATGATTAGTCAACTTGCGGCTTCAGTTGCACATGAGGTGCGAAATCCGTTGCAGGTTACACGGGGATTCTTGCAGCTTCTTGAAGAGAAAAGCGGCAGCAATAAAGAAAAAAACTATATGCTACTTGCAATCAATGAGTTGGACCGGGCTTCCGAAATTATTACCGACTTCCTGACATTTGCCAAGCCTCAGCTTGAACATGTATCGGTATTAAATATAGCCAATGAGTTCAAGCATATAGGTACCATTCTAATTCCGCTGGCTAATATGCAAGGCGGGCAAATCAGATTAAACATACCCGATCATTTACAGATTAATGGAAACTCATCTAAATTCAAGCAAGCCTTTATTAATATGATCAAGAATAGTATCGAGGCTTTGAAAAACGAGGGCCGAATTGATATAAGCGGTTATATGGAAGGAAACAGGGTTGTCATTTGTATAAAGGATAATGGGGAAGGTATGACGGAAGCGGAACTTGTTAAGCTGGGAGAGCCTTATTACTCTAATAAGTCTAAAGGTACTGGACTCGGACTTATGGTTACCTTCAGCATAATCGAAGTGATGCAGGGTGATATCGTATTTAAGAGCATTAAAGGGATAGGGACAGAAGTTACGGTTACCTTTCCGACGGCGTAA
- a CDS encoding NHLP leader peptide family RiPP precursor, whose protein sequence is MSNQITRDQIIQKAWEDDAFKQQLLNDPKAAIKDAFGVEIPDQIEVTAVEETPDHAYLVIPPKPSALKSASSVEFPSW, encoded by the coding sequence TTGTCGAATCAGATTACTAGGGATCAAATTATTCAAAAGGCTTGGGAAGACGATGCATTCAAGCAACAATTATTGAATGACCCTAAAGCGGCTATCAAAGATGCGTTTGGCGTAGAAATTCCAGATCAGATCGAAGTAACAGCCGTAGAAGAAACGCCAGATCACGCCTACCTGGTGATCCCGCCGAAACCCTCCGCATTAAAATCTGCATCTTCAGTAGAATTTCCATCTTGGTAA
- a CDS encoding SDR family oxidoreductase: protein MSQSSSNKTAVFPPQHQNQQPGIESEMNPLPVYKTDQYKAANKLENKAAIITGGDSGIGRAVAVAFALEGCDVSIVYYNEHEDAKLVQQEIEQAGRRCLLIPGDIGDEAFCRNAVEQTVMTFGKLDILVNNAAEQHVQQRLEDITAKQLEKTFRTNVFGMFFLTRAALPHMKQGASVINTASITAYKGNPTLIDYSATKGAIVSFTRALATNLAGRGIRINGIAPGPIWTPLIPSTFDEQSVSTFGSDTPMKRAGQPYELAPAYVYLASQDSSYVTGQFIHINGGEVVNG from the coding sequence GTGTCACAGTCATCAAGCAATAAAACCGCGGTTTTCCCGCCTCAGCATCAGAATCAGCAGCCAGGTATAGAATCCGAAATGAACCCGCTTCCGGTCTATAAAACCGATCAATATAAAGCGGCAAACAAGCTTGAGAATAAAGCTGCCATTATTACCGGAGGAGACAGCGGCATCGGCCGTGCGGTAGCGGTTGCGTTCGCCCTCGAAGGCTGCGACGTAAGCATCGTGTACTACAATGAGCATGAAGACGCCAAGCTTGTTCAACAGGAGATCGAGCAAGCCGGAAGACGCTGCCTGTTAATTCCCGGAGATATCGGGGATGAAGCATTTTGCCGTAATGCCGTTGAGCAGACGGTGATGACCTTTGGCAAGCTGGATATTCTTGTTAATAACGCAGCCGAGCAGCATGTGCAGCAGCGGCTTGAAGATATTACGGCGAAGCAGCTTGAAAAGACGTTCCGGACTAACGTATTTGGCATGTTCTTTCTGACCAGAGCCGCCCTACCTCATATGAAGCAAGGCGCTTCCGTTATTAATACGGCATCGATCACCGCCTATAAAGGCAATCCGACCTTAATTGACTATTCCGCTACCAAAGGCGCCATCGTCTCTTTTACAAGAGCGCTTGCAACCAACCTGGCCGGACGCGGCATAAGGATCAACGGTATTGCTCCCGGTCCAATCTGGACTCCGCTTATCCCGTCGACCTTCGATGAGCAATCCGTATCCACCTTTGGATCCGATACGCCAATGAAACGGGCCGGACAGCCATATGAGCTTGCCCCGGCATATGTATATCTGGCTTCCCAGGATTCCAGCTATGTGACAGGCCAATTCATCCACATTAACGGCGGCGAGGTTGTAAACGGTTAA
- the efeO gene encoding iron uptake system protein EfeO has product MKIKLAAVMLASAVVFAGCGSNNNDADKAKEAAANTTNTEQSAPKVENWDEITGQYREYALDQTDKLVAETDKFVQAVKSGDVETAKSLYAPTRMYYERIEPIAEALGDLDPNIDARENDVEEKDWRGFHRIEQALWVNNSTAGAEDYASQLLDDTKTLRALIETVDVEPSLLVTGAVELLNEVSSSKVTGEEERYSHTDLYDFAANVEGANKIYELLKAELNKQDAELEAQIGTSFDNLEQALAAYKSGDGYVSYTDLKEEDTKKLSQLLDALAEPLSQMGTILGA; this is encoded by the coding sequence ATGAAAATCAAGTTAGCTGCGGTAATGCTGGCAAGCGCAGTCGTATTTGCGGGTTGCGGCTCGAACAATAATGATGCGGATAAGGCTAAAGAGGCTGCCGCGAATACAACAAACACGGAGCAATCGGCTCCGAAGGTTGAGAACTGGGATGAGATTACCGGCCAATACCGCGAGTATGCTCTCGATCAAACCGATAAGCTGGTTGCCGAAACGGATAAATTTGTTCAAGCGGTGAAATCCGGCGATGTAGAAACGGCGAAGTCGCTGTATGCGCCAACCCGGATGTATTACGAGAGAATCGAGCCTATCGCGGAAGCGCTTGGCGATCTGGATCCTAACATCGATGCCCGCGAGAATGATGTAGAGGAGAAAGACTGGCGCGGTTTCCACCGCATTGAGCAGGCGCTTTGGGTGAACAACTCAACTGCCGGTGCGGAAGATTATGCTTCCCAGCTACTTGACGATACAAAGACGCTCCGTGCCTTGATCGAAACGGTAGACGTAGAACCAAGCCTGCTCGTAACAGGAGCGGTGGAGCTGCTGAACGAAGTATCCTCTTCGAAGGTAACCGGCGAGGAAGAACGTTACTCGCATACGGATCTGTATGATTTTGCGGCTAACGTGGAAGGCGCGAACAAAATCTACGAGCTGCTGAAAGCTGAGCTGAACAAACAGGATGCTGAATTGGAAGCGCAAATCGGCACAAGCTTTGACAACCTGGAGCAGGCACTCGCAGCGTATAAGAGCGGGGACGGATACGTTTCTTATACCGATCTGAAAGAAGAAGATACCAAGAAGCTGAGCCAACTGCTTGATGCATTAGCTGAACCGTTGTCCCAAATGGGAACGATTCTGGGAGCGTAA
- the efeB gene encoding iron uptake transporter deferrochelatase/peroxidase subunit, protein MTTDNKNNQAGDSILEKRISRRDILRLAGVGGAGLLLGASGVGAIFGAKGSTVSGAAKPSSEDRIDFYGKHQAGITTPAQDFLMFAAFDLTTKSVDDVRKLFKAWTEASASMARGEMIGEVNDNLNLPPADTGEAAGLNPSKTTITFGVGPSFFDARFGLASKRPAALVDLPAFGGDELREEWCGGDIGVQVNANDMQTAFHAIRNLARIARGKAVLRWTQEGFQRTGGADPKGATPRNLMGFKDGTGNPDTKDEALMNDVVWAQSGDGTPWMAGGSYMVVRRIRIRVEVWDRSTLGDQEATFGRHRDSGAPIGSKNEFDSVDLAKKDEKGKPLIPVNSHVALARGNGSVKILRRSYSYSSGMDNRTGQFDAGLLFICYNRDTRKQFIPMQQKLGQMDALNEYIVHNGSAVFACFPGVREGGYIGDTLL, encoded by the coding sequence ATGACAACAGACAACAAGAATAACCAAGCTGGAGACAGCATATTGGAGAAACGGATCAGCCGCCGGGATATTTTGCGGCTGGCCGGGGTTGGAGGCGCCGGGCTATTGCTTGGCGCTTCAGGCGTTGGAGCGATATTCGGAGCAAAAGGCAGCACAGTCTCGGGCGCGGCCAAGCCGAGCAGCGAGGACAGGATAGACTTTTACGGCAAGCATCAGGCCGGAATAACGACTCCGGCGCAGGACTTTCTGATGTTCGCTGCCTTTGATCTGACTACCAAATCGGTTGATGACGTTCGAAAGCTGTTCAAGGCATGGACGGAAGCTTCCGCATCCATGGCAAGAGGCGAAATGATCGGAGAGGTAAACGATAATCTGAATCTTCCTCCTGCGGACACGGGTGAAGCTGCCGGGCTGAATCCTTCAAAAACAACGATTACGTTCGGCGTGGGACCGTCCTTCTTTGACGCTAGATTTGGTCTTGCCTCCAAACGGCCGGCTGCGCTTGTGGATTTGCCGGCCTTTGGCGGCGATGAGCTGCGTGAGGAATGGTGCGGGGGCGACATTGGCGTTCAGGTGAATGCCAATGACATGCAGACTGCCTTCCATGCGATCCGCAATCTGGCCCGCATTGCAAGAGGCAAGGCGGTGCTGCGCTGGACGCAGGAAGGCTTCCAGCGTACGGGCGGCGCCGATCCTAAGGGAGCAACTCCCCGCAACCTGATGGGCTTTAAGGACGGTACCGGCAATCCGGATACGAAGGACGAAGCGTTGATGAACGACGTCGTATGGGCGCAGAGCGGAGATGGCACGCCGTGGATGGCAGGCGGCAGCTATATGGTTGTCCGCCGCATCCGGATTCGGGTAGAAGTATGGGACCGTTCAACCCTTGGCGATCAGGAAGCGACATTTGGCCGTCATCGCGACAGCGGTGCGCCTATCGGTTCCAAGAACGAATTTGATTCCGTGGACCTCGCCAAGAAGGATGAGAAAGGGAAGCCGCTTATCCCTGTAAATTCCCACGTTGCGCTTGCACGGGGGAATGGGTCGGTCAAAATCCTGCGCCGTTCTTATTCCTATTCAAGCGGCATGGATAACCGCACCGGACAGTTTGATGCCGGACTCTTATTTATTTGTTATAACCGCGATACAAGAAAGCAGTTTATACCGATGCAGCAGAAGCTTGGACAGATGGATGCCTTGAATGAATATATCGTTCACAACGGCAGCGCCGTATTTGCCTGCTTCCCTGGCGTACGCGAAGGCGGCTATATCGGCGATACGTTATTGTAG
- a CDS encoding FTR1 family iron permease yields MAGQQQPKALISRVLLLLIAVWIGTSAAVSTISFNNTAYAAEASSSEQLGKLLPLVGGALAAAGEGDWQDAKDHIRQAGESWEQLKTGAKADSADVSSAIAHATEALDQAADKPDEAKAALSALAKAVNAFVKSEKAAEVPALSGKDAAASLLPLAEKLLSGIEAGQWEQANAAYKQINDGWPPIEQSIRSENFTVYGKLETSMSMIRIALQAEPPRAEDAKTYTTNLIALINDYKDGKIAAASTDTEEMTIADLIAILNQASKDIAANHYAEANGQMQSFIGSWPAVEGQVSIRSAAAYQNIEIKMTDVSKYLLARTPAPDKAEAVIEEIRSQLEPMTSDAKYTAWDAGMILLREGLEAILVLAALLAYLKRTDNQSKNVWVWSGVWTGLLLSIALAVLLTTVIAEATAGSAREAMEGITGLVSVLLMLSVGNWLHKKSNLQAWNKFIDDRMGNALAKGSLWSLFIVSGLAILREGAETTIFYIGMAGSIDPVQMILGIGVTFLLLLIIGFAIIRFSAKLPIRPFFLTASALIYYLVVRFLGESIHSLQVASWLPAHSSESLATIGFLGVYPTWETTIPQLFVLAVILTRIGIVQLRKVPARGLAD; encoded by the coding sequence ATGGCTGGACAACAACAACCAAAAGCTTTAATCTCCCGGGTATTGCTGCTACTAATTGCGGTATGGATCGGGACGTCTGCCGCAGTTTCAACGATTAGCTTCAACAACACCGCTTATGCTGCCGAAGCGTCGTCGTCCGAACAGCTGGGCAAGCTGCTGCCTCTTGTTGGCGGCGCTCTTGCCGCGGCGGGCGAAGGAGATTGGCAGGATGCCAAGGATCATATCCGGCAGGCGGGTGAAAGCTGGGAGCAGCTAAAGACCGGGGCGAAGGCAGACTCTGCCGATGTATCCTCCGCCATTGCTCACGCCACGGAAGCGCTGGATCAGGCGGCAGATAAGCCGGATGAGGCGAAGGCCGCTCTATCGGCACTGGCGAAAGCCGTTAATGCGTTTGTGAAGAGCGAGAAAGCAGCCGAGGTGCCGGCGCTATCCGGGAAAGACGCTGCAGCAAGCCTGCTGCCTCTGGCGGAGAAGCTGCTCAGCGGCATTGAGGCTGGGCAATGGGAGCAAGCGAATGCCGCTTACAAGCAAATCAATGACGGTTGGCCGCCGATTGAGCAATCGATCCGCAGCGAGAATTTTACCGTGTATGGCAAGCTTGAGACGAGCATGAGCATGATCCGGATTGCGCTGCAGGCTGAACCGCCTCGTGCCGAAGATGCCAAGACTTATACAACAAACCTGATTGCTCTTATCAATGACTATAAAGACGGGAAGATCGCAGCGGCAAGCACGGATACCGAAGAAATGACCATTGCGGACTTAATCGCGATATTAAATCAGGCTTCGAAGGATATTGCAGCGAACCATTATGCTGAAGCAAACGGTCAGATGCAATCCTTCATCGGCAGCTGGCCTGCTGTTGAGGGCCAGGTATCTATCCGGTCCGCCGCCGCTTATCAGAACATCGAGATCAAGATGACCGATGTGTCCAAATACCTGCTGGCCAGAACCCCGGCGCCGGATAAGGCGGAAGCGGTTATTGAAGAGATCCGCAGTCAACTCGAGCCGATGACGTCGGATGCTAAATATACGGCATGGGATGCCGGAATGATTTTGCTCAGGGAAGGACTTGAAGCGATTCTTGTTCTGGCGGCATTGCTTGCTTATTTGAAACGCACGGACAATCAGTCCAAAAATGTTTGGGTATGGTCGGGCGTTTGGACGGGATTGCTATTAAGCATCGCGTTGGCTGTTCTGTTAACAACAGTCATTGCGGAAGCAACCGCGGGCAGCGCACGGGAAGCGATGGAGGGGATTACGGGACTTGTATCCGTGCTTCTGATGCTTTCGGTAGGCAACTGGCTGCATAAGAAATCGAATCTGCAGGCCTGGAACAAATTTATCGATGACCGGATGGGTAATGCGCTCGCCAAGGGAAGCTTGTGGTCCCTATTTATCGTCTCGGGTCTCGCTATTTTGCGGGAAGGCGCAGAGACGACAATCTTTTATATCGGAATGGCAGGCTCTATCGATCCTGTTCAGATGATCCTCGGAATTGGAGTCACATTCCTCCTGCTCCTGATTATCGGCTTTGCGATCATCCGATTTAGCGCGAAGCTGCCGATCCGGCCGTTTTTCCTTACGGCTTCGGCTCTAATCTATTACCTGGTAGTCCGTTTCCTCGGGGAAAGCATTCATTCGCTTCAGGTAGCTTCATGGCTTCCGGCGCATTCCTCGGAATCGCTTGCCACCATTGGTTTCCTGGGCGTATACCCGACGTGGGAGACGACGATACCTCAGCTGTTCGTGCTGGCGGTTATATTAACAAGAATCGGAATTGTGCAACTTCGCAAAGTCCCGGCCAGGGGGCTTGCCGATTGA
- a CDS encoding glycoside hydrolase family 26 protein, with product MPHPWNREEEEVPLLSYWLTHRRKLPGLMLVCALIVMLEGAESAARKQNPLANSSAYAAAFQVEEARYSEWTIHVSSSHPNYRLGKAEPVSGAYLGAYVLQNSTIHNSMTEFNNLAGKQHASFFKYVGYGEPFPAEWVSEVKEAGAFPHIAWEPNDGLAMVKDDAYLRRFAEAARKADVPIFLRFASEMNGTWTNYSGDPELYIKTWRMVHDIFEKTAPKIAMVWTVLNVPERPIDAYYPGDNYVDWVGINVYNVRYHNGDIKQPSDFEDPLQMIDYVYNRFSRTKPIQLSEYGATHYTVTDGVKDNAFAIAKINRLYSSLPGLYPRVKAVFYFDVNNLAEYNEVRRINDYSITNEPKIIEAYRQATAGSYYLSRLADNGGSATVNQPFTYRGHIFELDGELYVDEDFFSRILQTDAETMEDGKVQLIRWDSGIPRVARVSFIPHKIWSGYKLNGITPLWRDIKALPLVMAAKELGYQISWNGIHIYMEE from the coding sequence TTGCCTCATCCTTGGAATAGAGAAGAGGAGGAGGTTCCCCTGCTGAGTTATTGGTTAACGCATCGCCGCAAGCTGCCCGGCCTGATGCTCGTTTGCGCTCTCATTGTCATGCTGGAAGGAGCAGAAAGCGCTGCTAGAAAACAGAATCCGCTTGCTAATTCAAGCGCGTACGCGGCTGCCTTTCAGGTGGAAGAGGCGCGTTATTCGGAGTGGACCATTCATGTCTCATCCTCGCATCCGAATTATCGGCTGGGTAAAGCCGAACCGGTGTCCGGAGCCTATCTGGGCGCGTATGTGCTTCAGAACTCAACCATCCATAACAGCATGACGGAGTTCAATAACTTAGCAGGGAAGCAGCATGCCAGTTTTTTTAAATATGTCGGTTATGGAGAGCCATTCCCGGCCGAGTGGGTGTCCGAAGTAAAAGAAGCGGGAGCTTTTCCTCATATTGCCTGGGAGCCTAATGACGGACTGGCCATGGTGAAGGACGATGCTTACCTGCGGAGATTTGCCGAAGCGGCTCGCAAGGCCGATGTGCCAATCTTTCTGCGTTTTGCATCCGAAATGAACGGAACCTGGACGAATTACAGCGGAGACCCGGAGCTATATATAAAGACGTGGAGAATGGTTCATGATATATTCGAGAAAACCGCTCCGAAAATTGCCATGGTCTGGACCGTTCTGAATGTGCCGGAGCGTCCGATTGATGCCTATTACCCGGGTGATAATTATGTAGATTGGGTGGGAATCAACGTCTATAACGTAAGATATCACAACGGAGATATCAAGCAGCCGTCGGATTTCGAAGATCCGCTTCAGATGATTGATTATGTGTATAACCGGTTCAGCAGGACAAAGCCGATTCAGTTGTCCGAATACGGTGCGACTCACTATACGGTGACAGACGGGGTAAAGGATAACGCATTTGCCATTGCGAAAATCAATCGTCTGTATTCCAGCCTTCCCGGGCTTTATCCAAGGGTTAAGGCTGTATTTTATTTCGATGTTAACAATCTTGCAGAATATAATGAGGTACGGCGTATTAATGATTATTCCATCACGAATGAGCCTAAGATCATTGAAGCTTATAGACAGGCGACGGCTGGTTCTTATTATTTGAGCCGTTTAGCCGATAACGGAGGATCTGCAACCGTAAATCAGCCGTTCACTTACCGCGGTCATATATTCGAGCTTGACGGAGAGCTGTATGTGGACGAGGATTTCTTCAGCCGGATCCTTCAAACGGATGCGGAGACGATGGAGGACGGGAAGGTCCAATTGATCCGATGGGACAGCGGAATACCAAGAGTGGCGCGGGTTTCGTTCATTCCGCATAAAATATGGAGCGGATACAAATTGAACGGTATCACCCCGTTATGGAGGGATATTAAAGCTCTGCCCCTTGTTATGGCAGCCAAGGAGCTTGGCTACCAGATCAGCTGGAATGGAATTCACATCTACATGGAGGAATGA
- a CDS encoding lipase family protein, whose amino-acid sequence MARTTRRSNANTTTALPRPMRQGQPQQFDLRIALFLAGIAGQTYSQFENKDGLFLVPRGYELVGDFSAKAYDDTEERFGFVLQSDRSSVLAFRGSGSAVDWVSDFIAQQTTYRPVKNAGQTHKGFTDIYTSTRSQVLDLIAQLPVEKPLFITGHSLGGALATLAALDIAVNTPFTAPIIYTFGAPRVGDTRFVKLYNNTVETHWRLQNEYDIVPHLPPLVYQSPDTKKTYFYMHVKGEVKRGFRMGSVSGNHILSSYFADLCGEEPQFAEAICSEPPGWCPLT is encoded by the coding sequence ATGGCAAGAACAACGAGAAGGTCCAATGCAAATACGACAACGGCGTTGCCAAGGCCTATGAGACAAGGTCAACCTCAGCAATTCGATCTCCGTATCGCCCTATTTCTTGCCGGTATTGCTGGACAGACTTACTCACAATTCGAGAATAAGGACGGCCTTTTCCTTGTCCCCCGAGGGTATGAATTAGTGGGGGATTTCTCAGCCAAAGCTTATGATGATACCGAAGAACGCTTTGGCTTTGTTCTGCAATCGGACCGTTCTTCCGTTCTGGCCTTCCGGGGCTCCGGTTCAGCCGTGGACTGGGTATCGGATTTTATCGCTCAACAGACGACTTACCGTCCTGTTAAAAATGCCGGCCAAACCCATAAAGGCTTTACCGACATTTATACATCAACCCGCTCGCAGGTGCTCGACTTGATCGCGCAGCTGCCGGTCGAAAAACCGTTATTTATTACCGGCCATAGTCTAGGCGGAGCGCTTGCCACCCTGGCTGCTCTCGATATCGCCGTCAATACGCCGTTTACGGCGCCAATCATATATACCTTTGGCGCTCCAAGGGTCGGGGATACGCGCTTCGTCAAGCTATATAACAATACGGTAGAGACGCATTGGCGTCTCCAGAACGAATACGATATCGTTCCCCATTTGCCGCCGCTTGTGTACCAGTCTCCGGATACGAAGAAGACGTATTTCTATATGCATGTCAAAGGCGAGGTCAAACGCGGATTCCGGATGGGCTCGGTTTCCGGCAATCATATCCTAAGCAGCTATTTTGCCGACCTATGCGGCGAGGAGCCGCAGTTCGCCGAAGCGATTTGCTCCGAGCCGCCCGGCTGGTGCCCGCTGACTTAA